Within the Mastacembelus armatus chromosome 10, fMasArm1.2, whole genome shotgun sequence genome, the region CTGTCCGACACAAACCCCAGTGCTCGAAACACGATTATAATGGGAACTTCCTGCCTGATGTACGGCAGCGTTGATACAATCCTCTGACCGATAGCACTTTTCTTCACTCCCTGAGAGAGACAATCAATGAGTTTAGGCTAAACCatgattacattaaaaaaggaaatgctTTAGGAAAGAAGAGTTGACTCAAAACGTTagtgtaataaaataattagtCTTGTATGCAGGTGAACATCAGGACGCACCTGTCCTCCTCTGGCCATCATGCTGACCCAGATGGTGCTGGTCGGACGTGACGAGTTTTCCAAACAGGACCGACACTCAGCTGTGTAGGCGTACTTAGAGTCCTTCTTGGCAAAGACGTACACTGTGTTTGTGGCCATCTTCTCCTGAGCAATGAGCACCTGCAAACCACCACCAGTGTAAATATCTGCCAAAAATACCAACACAGCTGTGACAACTGTGGTCACACCTGACAGACCTGATGTCACATAAAACTTAAAGGTGTTAAAGGGGAATTCCATATTTAGGTAAATCCTCTTAGCTTTCTGTGTACCTTTTCGGAGCCATTGATGATAAAATAACCTCCAGGGTCCAGTGGACACTCATTGAGCTCACACAGGTCTCGATCTGTCAGGCCACTCAGAAGGCAGTAGGTGGAACGGAGCATGATGGGAATTTTACCGATGAAGGTCTTCTGGTGCTGGGTCTGCAGCTGGTCCTCGCCTTCCTTTATAATGGTCTTTGTAATATCAACATACAGGGGGgcagagtacctggaggaaaccaCAGAAGCAACAGGTGAGAGAGAACAGTGAACACATCAGGTAAGTGTAAGTGTACCACAAGAGACCTACGTCAGGTTTCGTAGTCGGGCTTCGTTGGGCATCATGGGAGAAGGAGCTCCATCTCTCTCCCAATGGGTGGGCTTGGACAGGTAGATCTGCTCGAACTTCAGCAGGTAACGAGGCTGAAACACAAATTGACACATGATTTTAAAGGAGCTGTAAATATATTACAATCAAAACTGTCCAACATTAATCCTGATGATAGTTAATTCCTGTAAACTGTTTCAAAACCCAAAACCACATGCCAACTCCAGTTCTAGTCCCTGGTCTGAGAGTCGTTTCCTACCggctcctccacctcccctgAGGTGTGCTGGGCTTCAGCCTGTAGGTCGATGGGTGGAGCATCCTCCACAATCCTCTGAACTGACATCTGGATGAACTCATCAAATGAATCCAGCTGCTGTCGCACCAGGCCCTTCTCGTCAAAATAAGAGCTGAAATGGAACATGAGAGAGACTTGTCAAAACAAGAGTTGGAACAAAGTGTTGTTAAAAATCTTAGATGGCTTTTTTACTAACTTTTTAAGTCAAAGTGATCGGACCGCAGATTGATCATTTCATTGATTACTGAATCagtaatattaattttaatggcacttattgtttttattgtaattatcaCTATGTTCTCCACAGCACATCACcacaggtcaggtcaggtccAGGTGTGTTTACCTAATGACGATCCAGCAGGCCTCCTGCCATAAATCTGGTGTGATttcatcatcgtcttcatcgTATTGATTATCTGTCGAACAGACAAAGGAACATCAGAGACAGTAGCACCAACCCTCCGCCTTTAAAGCTCAGGTTGTTTGTTGTATTTAGCCATTTGTTTATAGAGGCCAGAAACAAAGTAAGATTATATCCTATAATATGTGTGCAATGTGTAATATGTAGATTTTAAAGTAACTAAAGGCGCACACACAGTGGATCATTTAGCATTACACACAGAGCTGAGTGTATGTATACTGCATTATTTGgatgtgtactgtgtgtactgcATTATCTGGatatgtactgtgtgtactgcAGCCTCAGATTAGCCTGTTAGctttttcaaaacaaagcacCGCGCCATTAGCATTAGCTGTTAGCATGTCTGTTTCCGCAGAGCAAGGTGAGGCAGTCGCGGCTCCTGTGCAGGTAAAAGCAGCTCACCTTCGTCCTGGTCGTACATGTTTGAACTTTAAAAAGAATCAAATCCAACAGACTGAAAACTCCGAAACAACGTTGCGACCCGACAGCACAGCCGGAAACTACATGTGACTTCcggtgttttcttcttctttagtgTGGCTCGAGGCAGTTTAAAGTATTGGTGCCCTCTACAGATTGGACAGCGGTATTGCACCAACAAACGCGCTTTATCTATTTCTGGTACTAATAACTACTACAACgactactactagtactactagtattactactattactgcTAGGCTGCTACTGCATTGCTAGTGAGCTGTGCCTACATATGGAGGTCTAagtgttcaaaattaaatacataaagGACATTATGAAATAACCAGTGGTTTGAATAAATATGCAgattatttgaataaatgtacAGTTTGTTCACGTCTTTCTGTAGTTCTGATAACTAACTAGTGTCTGTGTTGCCTGATCTTAGTCTCTGGACTCCTTCTCCATGGAGGATATTGCTCCTTAGCGTCTTAGCGCTGCACAGTTCCAGGTATCCATGGTCTTCagtctcaggtcagctgctcgTCCAATCACCTCCGTCCTAAGTAGTAGTACCCAGTAGTGCTGAAAAAAGGTGATGTATGTGTTACAACAGCAttatcaggattttttttaaagatctaAATTCCTGCAGTGTTGAGTGACACGTCCagttgttttgctgctgttgtatttttgtttaagaGATTAAAATGTGCGTCTGTGTTGTCATCCACACGTGTAAGAGGGgcatgctgtttttctgttattgtgtttgtgttggagtCACTTTGTGCCACTTCTGCTCCTGATAGTTTCCACTCTGTCAGCGGTAAATTGGAGCAGACAGAATGTTGATCCTGAGATTAGAGCCAGAACAAAAGAGAGCGGCAGCCGTCACAACAACAGAGGCTGACGTGTTTTCAGACGACAACACCTCCAGCCTGCTGTTGTCATATAACAGATGCCACATCCACAGAGGCTCCACTCATAGTCGAATCAGAGGCCAATAAAACGACAGAACCCCCTCAATTCAACCGACTGTTGTACAATTTCagcattcttctttttttgattttgcatCTGTATTTCTCAGTTTTTATCCATGATGTTTGGCACAACTCTTCTCCTGTTCTGTGTGGCAGTTTTCTTCTGTGCAGGTAAGACGGGCCAGGACAGAATAAACAGGGTTGGAAGTACAGGTTAAATGATGCAACTAGATTATTTCGTAGCAGATTGCAGCTCCTCTTCAGATGTTCAGACTTAGACTCAAAGTCGGACCTTGACTGTCCTTTGACAGTTCCTCACACTGTCAGgtcagtttgtttattgttgaacCTGAGGCGTGTGCAGCTTAATAAAGTTAAATAGGTGATTGTGTGGGATTCAGTGGCACTAAGGATATGTTGTAGTAAAAGGGTTACATAGCACTGAGTCTTTGTTTGCAAAGAGATTTTTTTACCTATGCACCTCAGCCAGAGTAAGGCTGAGTAAGAGTGAGCCCTGGCTGCTGCATTTGAGCTGCAAACCTGTGGAcagtgataataataacaacagctGGTTAGGTCAGTCTGCAGCTCACAGAGGCGTCTGCTTTGTGTGCATCCTGAGGAAAAGGCTGAATAATCTGTGCTCTGATATGTGTCTTTTTGCAGATGCTGAGGATAAATCCAGACTGTACAGGAGGGTAATAACAAATATCAATTCCTCAAAACTACAAACTCTTTTGTGGCACCTGAACAACCAGTAGCATCAGGAACAGGGtgttttgtgttgcatttttgtttgtaatgttgttttctggattttttGGTGCAGCCCTCCTGTGTGGGGATGGATGTGACTGAGGTCTGTCCTCTGAATTACTCTCCAGTGTGCGGCAATGACGGCATCACCTACGCGAACGAATGTTTCCTGTGTGTCCACAGAGTGTGAGTAGACAATCATTCATTAAACATTATAGTTATTTTTAATGGCAACCTCTGAGAATAACCAATTAATCATCTAATTGTGTGCTAAGATGTCAGACATTTGCTTGTACTGCTTAGAAtaacagtaaacacaaaaggcaatgcatatttattttaatgtgggTTTGTATAATTATCTGGGTATTATTCATCAATTAGTTTGCTAGTCCCTTGGCGTGTGTCTAGCCTGGCTATAAACCTGTAGAGTAGTTTATTATCTGGACATAGTgaaatttctgtattttatagtGTGTTAACCACTTCAAGTGTTACCATTCAtagtgtgaaaaaaaataaaagcttaaactttgaaattctgtattttctctaGAAGTTAGGTCGAGAATATGTTGTCCTAGAAACATCAGAGcttaaagtaataataaaagagAACATCCTGGCAAGTACTTGTGAAATAAaggttttgctgtgtgttcactgttgatcattgattatttctttttagGGAGAAAAAGACTGACATTTTGATTGTGAAGGATGGACCCTGCTACGGATGACAACATCAAATGGCCCCCTAACCAATAACATCATCTGTTACTACTGTTTTAAATGTAGATTTTAGCTGTTAGCATGTAGTACACTTAGAGCAGACACATACATACGACTGTATCTGTACAGTATACAGTCATAGTTCAAGTTTATACTGGTGTGGTTGATGTTAACATATCtaagtcaaaacatttgaaattaaaaccTTTGACcaataaatattttcacttttctttaagTATCACtggcatttttaaatataactgGTAAAAATCATTAAGGTTTAGGCCTTGTAGGGGTGAGTTAGTCttagggttaggggttaggggTTCAGCGTAGGTGAAAGACAGGGAGCAGCAAGGCACAGCAAGATATGGcattttaaacctttaaaatcatttaaagcTTTAATCATAGATTTGCCTTTATTTGCTGAATTTTATTTagaattttgttgttttaattatttgcTAAGTCaacaatatataaacataagtaaattaatacaaataaataaataaaaaaatcctgtttaaaATGACTATTTATAATATAcataagtattttttttcttaagtaaAATTTTGAATGAGTTTTACTTTAGAGTATTTCTACACCTTCTCTGGCTGCTCGGACAGCGCTTTTCACGACCGAGTTGTTCATCGCACCAATAGAAGATCTTCGTTACGGTGACACTCTCGGTGTACCGCAGTGTGGCGACTTTGCGGAGCCTTCAAACTGCGGTTTTAGCATCTACCTGTGGcagaaaatgtctttatagCCCCCAGAAGACTACGCGGAGGATTTACTGTCTGTGTTGTTGGATGTTTCCGGTGTAGAAACCGCGAACACCAACTTTAAAATGCCTCAGTTAGCGAACATTAGCTAGCGCCTAGCTTAGCTAACCGGCAAACTCGTCAGCACCGTAAGAACCGATGGAGAACAACGACAACGAGGCTCGTCCCGTTTCCCCTGAGGTCCCGAGAAACCCGAACACGGAGCTGAAGAAGCTGCTGTTCTTTAAGGTTTATAAGAGGAGGTGGTTCGTCCTGCTGGTGCTGTGTCTGTTGAACTGCTCCAACGCCACGGTAAGTAACGTTAACGTGACTTTTCTTCTCACACTTCGTTTATTTATTGGTATATATCAAAGTAGATGTCCAGTAAATTGTCTTAaagttgaaaaaacaaaaaatcagaTAAAtgctacttaaaaaaaaaaaaaaaaaaaaaaaaaaaagcaggggCGTAGCACAAACATCCCGGGTCCAGGTCTAATGCGACCCCCTTATGGCCCCTTATGGTTTGTACAACTGGACTGGAGCCACAGGTGAAACACATGGATCTGTACTGGTTATCACAGAAATTAAATACTGGAGTCATTTAAGTTAATTCATCTGAGTCTGTACTAATTTAAATCTCAGCATATTTCATCCTGTTGTGTTCACTTTTGGAAGTTAACACTaaaatttttcagtttttaaggtttttattttttattgcaccGTGAGACAAAACTGGAAAACCATAGTAGTCTTGCCCCTATGCTGAGAAGCAATtactgaaatactgtatttaattaaaaaaaaaccttttttatgcagtaaaatattatatattgttaGTTGTGGAGACTATAAagttattcatttaaaattaaataattgtttAGTTTAATTGTTTAGTCCTGGACTGAATTACAACattaactttaaattaaaaggtACCGAATAGAGTTTTCTGGTAGACACTGTTTACACCCAGTGGTACTTGGTGTTTCCTTCCTCAATAATGGTGTGAAATGTATATATCAGTAATTATCAGTATCCGtcaatatgaaaaaaacattggCTATTTTAACAGCCTGTGTCACACACGATTAAGCCCTAGACTAGAAAGTCAGaaacaaatcacagaaataaatgacaaaatattcacTACTGGCTTGTCTGATAATCTATTTTAAGACCTTGTTATATGTTGATGCACCAACCTGTTTCgtaacatttttcattcatgatGTGGTAAATAACAGCTGGTGAGCCAAATCGACATTAACCTGTGTAAcctatagatatatatttttatgttttgtttcctttgtaaATGCAGTTATGCAGGTTTTAAATGCCGGATTCATCTATAAGACCCAGTCACATTCAGTATTATCGCCTTTAATTATAGCTGTTGTGTTGTAACCTTGATATTGCTCGAGGAAtaagaataaaagaataaacTTAAAGCTCAAGAAGTCAGAGACTACCTGTAATTGCACTGTAGTATAACCTGGTTACTCTATAACTCATAACATTCTCAGTAACAGAGTGTAATATTTTATAGACTCTatattgagagagagagagagagagcgcaaagaaaaaaaaagaatttttctACAGGAAAAAATTCAATGACAAAATCAATAAATTGAATTTTAGAAATAGTTTAGAATGGGACTTTGTTGTCCTACAGTGGCAGGagatttttctttgtctcaccATTAAAAGCAGCAAcgcaataaaaaaacacaaatgcataaaacaatCATAAACATAGATTTGTGAGCAGCAGAACAGGGCAGGATAAATAATAGAAACCATAGCTTTCTCACATGAGCAGTGCAAAACCTACCATTTCCTCCTTTTTCAGCTGTTATCCAGATCATATGACTACAAGATATTTGAGGAAACTTCATCACTAAAGTGACAGATCATATCTGAACAGAGACACATCTGACCTGAGCCTGCAGCTTTATATGGTTCAGAGCTTTTAGAAGTGATCTGTAGGAAGTTACTGTATGATATAATCTTGATataatttaaagacattttttttacacCTAAGCATAAGAAACTATGTgtaaatgttatgttatgttgataaaataaaaataaaatcacttcaaaaatatattattaatttcTGAAATGTGCACTTTCTAAGTAAAGCTTTCTCCTGGAAGATCATTTAAAAAGAATGTAAAAGTGCTCGTATTATTACactcacaaataaaaataattctcaTTTATCATAGGAAATTGGTGAATTATATTCATATCTTTTTTTGCATCTTCATGTGTCTTCCCAGCTATGGCTGACCTTTGCACCAGTAGCAGACCAGTCTGCCCAGTGCCTGGCTGTCACTCTGGAAGAAATCAACTGGTTGTCACTGATCTACATGGTAGTGGCCATACCACTCAGCTTCGTGACCACATGGATGCTGGATACCCTTGGCCTACGTATCACGGTACAAACTGCACTCTGAGCCAACGAGAGGGTGTAGTATATTTGCTATTTGTAGGCAGTTCCTGCACTTTATAACCCTAGCCATGTGATTTCCCATCTCTCCTGCACAAGATTATGTGTGGTACACCCTTCCCACACTAACTGATAGTGCAGAAATATTACAGCTCTTAGCACCAAAGAAGGAGGCATAAAAACAGGACACGTTTTGATCTGTCTCTGCCATCTTGACCTTGCAGCTGATCCTGGGCTCTTGGCTGAACATGCTCGGAGCCTTCGTGCGTTTcttcagcatgtcagagatcCTGACTCTTCAAGTCAGGTACCCAGTGGTGATGTTGGGTCAGACCCTTGGTGCCCTGGCTCAACCCCTCATCATTTTCACCCCCACCAAGCTGGCAGCCCTCTGGTTTCCAGACCATCAGCGG harbors:
- the LOC113144544 gene encoding probable pancreatic secretory proteinase inhibitor; this translates as MMFGTTLLLFCVAVFFCADAEDKSRLYRRPSCVGMDVTEVCPLNYSPVCGNDGITYANECFLCVHRVEKKTDILIVKDGPCYG